In Thermospira aquatica, the following proteins share a genomic window:
- a CDS encoding zinc metallopeptidase, whose translation MYPFFYDPSMVFLIPALIFAMWAQWKVQSTFARYSTRPSNSGRTAEDVAYQILLEHGIQNVVIEHTPGQLTDHYDPRNRVLRLSDATYGSDSIAAIGVAAHEAGHAVQHARGFVPLIMRNAIYPVAAFSSYMAFPLFFLGFLMGLPMLINLGIYLFAGTVAFHLVTLPVEIDASRRAVVALRQGYMDEREIRGVKAVLSAAALTYIAATLMAIMQLLRLLWLRDRE comes from the coding sequence ATGTATCCCTTTTTCTACGATCCCAGTATGGTTTTCCTCATCCCGGCACTTATATTTGCAATGTGGGCTCAGTGGAAGGTCCAGAGCACCTTTGCCCGTTATAGTACGCGTCCAAGTAACTCCGGAAGAACAGCTGAGGATGTTGCCTACCAGATCCTGCTTGAGCACGGTATCCAGAATGTCGTGATAGAACATACGCCTGGCCAGCTTACCGACCACTATGACCCCAGAAATCGGGTGTTGCGCCTCTCCGATGCCACCTATGGAAGTGACTCCATAGCCGCTATCGGCGTTGCTGCCCATGAGGCCGGGCATGCGGTGCAGCATGCAAGAGGTTTTGTGCCGCTGATCATGAGAAACGCCATCTATCCTGTGGCAGCCTTCTCCTCGTATATGGCTTTCCCTCTTTTCTTTTTGGGTTTTCTGATGGGGCTTCCTATGCTCATCAATTTGGGCATCTATCTCTTTGCAGGAACAGTAGCCTTTCATCTCGTCACTCTTCCCGTAGAAATCGACGCCAGTCGTCGGGCAGTTGTTGCTCTCCGTCAGGGATATATGGATGAACGCGAAATCAGGGGAGTTAAAGCCGTCCTTTCTGCAGCAGCCCTCACCTATATTGCAGCCACCCTCATGGCCATCATGCAGCTTCTGAGACTCCTCTGGCTCCGTGACAGAGAGTAG
- the rodA gene encoding rod shape-determining protein RodA → MFKRLFRNVDWFLILIPILLTVIGIVFIYSTGITVTGENTNKYLRQLMWVGISVVVFLVVLWIDYYRWVELSSYFYILGIILLILTLLVGKNIRGSRSWFGVGGLGIQASEVMKVFYILFLAKYLASAPVIEKRIQVFVVSSLITLLPMGLILLQPDLGTTLVYVAIFLAMGFVGLVDTRFIRYLVLVGMVGAIVILLIAFYKYYLEMGNPPLPLIDLLIDFKTLFSIAVALLLYSLFTAVIDFFNPVGWIKKILPFSIFSGMGFLMAVGAVKVLKAYQWKRILVMINPEFDKAGAGYNVIQSRIAIGSGGLFGKGLFRGTQNQLGFLPEKDTDFIFSIICEEMGLLGALLVLGLFFLYFSYMYTIIKEAKDKEGVLVTVGIFAMFATHVIINTGMALGILPATGLPLPFISYGGSAYLAFAMGAAFLINIHSRRFVH, encoded by the coding sequence ATGTTCAAAAGGCTTTTTCGAAATGTGGATTGGTTTTTGATTCTTATCCCTATTCTTTTAACGGTGATAGGAATTGTATTTATTTATAGCACGGGTATCACGGTTACAGGTGAAAATACCAACAAGTACCTCAGACAATTGATGTGGGTGGGTATCAGTGTGGTGGTTTTTCTCGTGGTTTTGTGGATTGACTACTATCGCTGGGTGGAACTTTCATCATATTTCTATATTTTGGGGATTATTTTGCTGATATTGACACTTCTGGTAGGAAAAAATATCCGTGGCTCCCGGAGCTGGTTTGGTGTAGGGGGATTGGGTATCCAGGCTTCCGAGGTAATGAAGGTGTTTTATATTCTTTTTCTGGCAAAATATCTGGCAAGTGCCCCTGTCATCGAAAAGAGGATCCAGGTTTTTGTTGTTTCTTCTTTGATCACCCTTTTGCCGATGGGGCTTATTCTGCTTCAACCAGATCTCGGGACTACCCTGGTGTATGTGGCGATTTTTCTTGCTATGGGGTTTGTAGGGCTTGTCGACACGAGGTTTATTCGTTATCTGGTTCTGGTAGGGATGGTTGGAGCGATAGTTATTTTGTTGATTGCCTTCTATAAATATTATCTTGAGATGGGAAATCCTCCCCTTCCTCTCATCGATTTACTTATTGATTTTAAGACACTTTTCAGTATTGCGGTGGCTTTGTTGTTGTATTCGCTTTTTACGGCGGTGATAGATTTCTTTAATCCGGTGGGATGGATTAAAAAGATTCTTCCTTTTTCCATTTTTAGTGGCATGGGATTCTTGATGGCAGTAGGGGCTGTTAAGGTTCTCAAGGCGTATCAGTGGAAACGAATTCTCGTCATGATTAACCCTGAGTTTGATAAGGCCGGGGCGGGTTACAATGTGATTCAATCTCGTATTGCGATAGGTTCTGGGGGACTGTTTGGTAAGGGACTTTTTCGCGGGACCCAGAATCAGCTGGGATTTCTACCGGAAAAGGATACGGATTTTATTTTCTCGATCATCTGTGAGGAGATGGGATTATTGGGCGCGCTTCTTGTCTTGGGGCTTTTCTTTCTCTATTTCTCGTACATGTATACCATTATCAAAGAGGCGAAGGATAAAGAGGGTGTGCTGGTGACCGTCGGAATTTTTGCGATGTTTGCCACCCATGTGATCATTAATACGGGTATGGCTCTTGGTATTCTTCCAGCCACAGGGCTCCCTCTTCCGTTTATCAGTTATGGGGGATCGGCGTATCTTGCCTTTGCTATGGGAGCGGCTTTTCTTATCAACATCCATTCTCGCAGATTTGTGCATTAA
- the mrdA gene encoding penicillin-binding protein 2, whose product MHELTKRSFTKIKIVFGIVYTYMAIATATIVFFQVIRSVEFFQRAQINRARVRFIPAYRSVIYDRTLRKEIAYNVKSLSLVVIPALLPGGTNRDIVIERLAKLLNTSVSNLNATIEEQSLDRFAPIIIASDIDAKTMVRFAEHQDLYPGVFMENIPRRYYPLAEKAAHLIGYTGVISKTEYQQLKNDPEYYAGAIVGKMGIEKQYDKQLRGKKGIMNRVVDAKGQLIREEIAEEPQHAQPVVLTIDARLQAMAYDILAGKNGAVVVSKPYTGEVLALVSSASFDPNVFSDRYSREEFYIIRDNENKPFLNRAIQGIYPPSSTFKLITAVALLSHGIDVNRTVYCRGSMLIGKRVFNCWSVHGTENFYDGIANSCDVYFYTMGMEVGRDKILAYARDFGINEKTGIDLPGEGKGLIPEEAWFRQRYNRPWSLGDTANISIGQGDLLITPIGLNKMTAAIANKGTVYRPFLLKAIIDDVTKETVWENKPQVLRKVILPESSFDILQRAMYRVTTEGTARWVQYATPYPIAGKTGTGEAGKEKETHAIFTAFAPYGSTNPEDYIVVTVVVEHGGGGSAVAAPIAVKLIDYYFREIYPLNPNQFKR is encoded by the coding sequence ATGCACGAATTGACAAAACGTTCTTTTACCAAGATCAAGATTGTTTTTGGGATAGTCTATACGTATATGGCTATAGCCACAGCGACAATAGTTTTTTTTCAGGTGATTCGGAGTGTGGAGTTTTTCCAGAGAGCACAGATTAACCGTGCACGAGTTCGTTTTATCCCCGCTTATCGGAGTGTGATCTATGATAGAACCCTTCGCAAAGAGATAGCGTATAATGTGAAGTCGCTGAGTTTGGTGGTGATACCAGCGTTGCTTCCTGGTGGGACGAACCGGGATATAGTGATAGAGAGGCTGGCAAAACTTCTCAACACCTCGGTATCAAATCTCAATGCAACGATTGAAGAACAGTCTCTTGATCGATTTGCTCCCATTATTATCGCTTCGGATATAGATGCAAAAACGATGGTACGTTTTGCTGAACATCAGGACCTCTATCCCGGTGTTTTTATGGAAAATATTCCAAGACGATACTACCCGCTGGCTGAAAAGGCAGCGCATCTCATTGGGTATACCGGCGTGATCAGTAAAACGGAGTACCAGCAGTTGAAAAATGATCCCGAGTATTATGCCGGTGCTATTGTTGGAAAGATGGGGATTGAGAAGCAGTACGATAAACAGCTTCGCGGGAAAAAGGGTATCATGAACCGGGTAGTGGATGCAAAAGGACAACTTATCCGTGAAGAGATTGCCGAAGAGCCTCAACATGCTCAGCCAGTGGTGCTTACGATTGACGCTCGTTTGCAGGCGATGGCGTACGATATTCTGGCTGGGAAAAACGGCGCCGTGGTGGTTTCCAAGCCTTATACAGGTGAGGTTCTTGCACTGGTGAGCAGTGCATCCTTTGATCCAAATGTGTTTTCCGACAGGTATAGTCGTGAAGAGTTTTACATCATCAGGGATAACGAGAACAAGCCTTTTCTCAATCGTGCGATTCAGGGTATCTATCCCCCGAGTTCAACCTTTAAGCTTATTACGGCTGTGGCCCTCCTCTCTCACGGGATTGATGTGAACCGTACAGTCTACTGTCGGGGCTCGATGCTTATAGGAAAGCGTGTGTTTAACTGCTGGAGTGTTCATGGGACGGAAAACTTTTACGATGGTATTGCGAATTCCTGTGATGTGTATTTCTATACGATGGGAATGGAGGTGGGTAGAGATAAGATTTTGGCCTATGCCAGGGATTTTGGTATTAATGAAAAGACGGGTATAGACCTCCCTGGAGAGGGCAAAGGGCTTATCCCCGAAGAAGCATGGTTTCGTCAGCGGTATAATCGTCCCTGGAGTTTGGGTGATACGGCCAATATCAGTATTGGCCAGGGAGATCTGCTCATCACTCCGATTGGACTGAACAAGATGACGGCAGCTATTGCCAACAAGGGAACGGTCTATCGGCCGTTTCTTTTGAAAGCGATTATTGACGATGTTACAAAGGAGACTGTGTGGGAAAACAAACCTCAGGTTCTCCGCAAGGTCATTTTGCCAGAGAGTTCTTTTGATATTCTTCAGAGGGCTATGTACAGGGTGACTACGGAAGGAACAGCAAGGTGGGTGCAGTATGCGACACCGTACCCTATAGCAGGGAAAACAGGAACGGGAGAAGCAGGAAAAGAGAAAGAAACCCACGCGATTTTTACGGCTTTTGCTCCTTATGGGTCAACCAATCCTGAAGATTATATTGTGGTAACCGTGGTGGTCGAGCATGGTGGAGGAGGCTCAGCGGTAGCTGCTCCTATTGCGGTAAAATTGATTGATTACTATTTCAGGGAAATCTATCCCCTGAATCCAAATCAATTTAAGAGGTAG